A single genomic interval of Cervus elaphus chromosome 19, mCerEla1.1, whole genome shotgun sequence harbors:
- the KY gene encoding kyphoscoliosis peptidase: protein MELKKDSNAVSIDMLLIVHSEKRRAAQGAHSDRPADPGAPPQRRGGFQGIGNGIRRWQKLEGNDLHGNLVEKQHAQQTQVITSYDNQGTQLTVEVHPRDAMPQLFKKFSLAKRLQVDKNGNTRPRQPGGKDTHAYPWDRSSLKSMPLDLRQFEKLDTYASQVTVKSGLEELVSDLLQEAHSELEIVRAIWIWICHHIEYDIEAAQEKDRQAFKPTAILQTQKTNCDGYAGLFERMCRIAGVQCMTVPGYSKGFGYQPGQSFSGEFDHAWNAVFLEERWHLVDSTWGSGLVDSSTSKFTFLYNEFYFLTHPALFIEDHFPDNKNWQLLKPPQSLRQFENNMYHKSEFYNKGMLSAQPQTSIIKTVNGKATVTIESCAPTQFMFMLNGKQEHGLLSLRKNGMKLDVYPPTAGDHKLQIFAKGNSEIYSSVLEYTLRCHCADVDVRLPAELHQPVGPSWFSEQMGITKPSHTEPVIYTSDGRCSVSFGVEEGISVLASLHGDDGPVTEETQRRYIFQLHREKRTELKVQLPHAGKFALKIFVKKRQEPGNYLFVFNYLICCTNTKVNWPVFPESFGNWGVDNELLEPLSGVLPANRNVPFKLKLHGIAKALVKGQDTWPLTLSPEGYWEGSCSTAGCREVYVMVLENANHSFYSYILKYQVNAQ from the exons GGAACCTGGTGGAGAAGCAGCATGCCCAGCAGACCCAGGTCATCACTTCCTACGACAACCAAG GAACACAGCTGACTGTGGAGGTCCACCCTCGGGATGCCATGCCCCAGCTGTTCAAGAAGTTCTCCTTAGCTAAAC GTTTACAAGttgataaaaatggaaacacaagaCCCCGGCAGCCTGGAGGGAAAGACACCCACG CCTACCCCTGGGATCGCTCCAGCCTGAAGTCCATGCCCCTGGACCTGCGGCAGTTTGAGAAGCTGGACACCTATGCCTCACAG gtGACAGTCAAGAGCGGCCTCGAGGAGCTGGTGAGCGACCTGCTCCAGGAGGCCCACAGTGAGCTGGAGATTGTCCGTGCCATCTGGATCTGGATCTGCCACCATATAG AATACGACATCGAGGCTGCCCAGGAGAAGGACCGCCAGGCCTTCAAACCCACCGCCATCCTGCAGACCCAGAAGACCAACTGTGATGGCTACGCTGGGCTCTTTGAGAGAATGTGCAG GATCGCGGGAGTGCAGTGCATGACCGTGCCCGGCTACTCCAAGGGCTTTGGCTACCAGCCAGGGCAGAGCTTCTCCGGGGAGTTTGACCACGCCTGGAATGCCGTGTTCCTGGAGGAGAGATGGCACCTGGTGGACAGCACCTGGGGCAGCGGCCTGGTGGATTCCTCCACGTCCAAATTCACCTTCCT CTACAACGAATTCTACTTCCTCACCCACCCTGCACTGTTCATCGAGGACCATTTCCCAGACAACAAGAACTGGCAACTGCTCAAACCCCCTCAATCCCTGAGGCAGTTTGAGAACAACATGTATCACAAGAGTGAGTTCTACAACAAGGGGATGCTGAGCGCCCAGCCGCAGACTTCCATCATCAAAACAG TGAATGGAAAGGCCACGGTCACCATCGAGAGCTGTGCTCCGACACAGTTCATGTTCATGCTCAACGGCAAGCAGGAGCACGGGCTGCTGAGCCTCCGGAAGAACGGGATGAAGCTGGACGTGTACCCCCCGACCGCGGGCGACCACAAGCTGCAGATCTTTGCCAAGGGCAACTCGGAGATCTACAGCTCCGTGCTGGAGTACACGCTCAGGTGCCACTGTGCAGACGTGGACGTCCGGCTGCCGGCTGAGTTGCACCAGCCCGTGGGCCCCAGCTGGTTCTCGGAGCAGATGGGCATCACCAAGCCGTCCCACACCGAGCCCGTCATCTACACCAGCGACGGGCGCTGCTCTGTCAGCTTCGGTGTGGAGGAGGGCATCAGCGTCCTGGCTTCGCTGCACGGAGACGATGGCCCCGTCACCGAGGAGACCCAGCGACGCTACATCTTCCAGCTGCACCGGGAGAAGCGGACGGAGCTGAAAGTGCAGCTGCCCCACGCCGGCAAGTTTGCGCTCAAGATCTTCGTCAAGAAGAGGCAGGAACCGGGCAACTACCTTTTCGTCTTCAATTACCTCATTTGCTGTACCAACACCAAGGTGAACTGGCCCGTGTTCCCCGAGAGCTTTGGCAACTGGGGGGTGGACAATGAGCTGCTGGAGCCACTGTCAGGCGTGCTGCCCGCCAACCGCAACGTCCCGTTCAAACTGAAGCTGCACGGCATCGCCAAAGCCCTGGTGAAGGGGCAGGACACGTGGCCACTGACCCTGAGCCCCGAGGGCTACTGGGAGGGCAGCTGCAGCACCGCAGGCTGCCGGGAGGTGTACGtcatggtgctggagaatgcCAACCACAGTTTCTACTCCTACATCCTCAAGTACCAGGTCAACGCCCAGTGA